ATTTTCCGTGttgattttgctttttttgtGTTCCTACTGGGCCATCGAGATCTAGGTagtaaatatataatcaaaAAGTTTCACAGTAAATAATTCCTCCACTGATCTATGCCTGGATTGCCGATTTTTGTTACTACTTAAATCTACAAAACTGATAAGCATATACTTATCTAGCAATAAAAGTATGTATGTTTAAGTGAATAGTATATACTagctgtataaaaataattatgaaataaattaaactcGATGGTTTTTGAGCTTCTCAGAGAGACAATACCTATAATATCCAAGCAATGAAATATAACTGCCAAATATTCTGTACGATGATATTACTACTAATAATACTTTGCGGACCATTCGAgtaaaaattaagaaacaaaaCGATCACCGGCGTAGAAAATGAGGTGCCAATGGATCATGTCTAAACTAAAAAGTTTGATATGTATGAGATGCATACAATAGTTTAAATTAACATAGCTTTATCGTTATGATATTTACTTGATACACGTTTGTAGGGCTTCTCAAAGCACTGCTATAtcacaaatgaaatttctcacgAGGTATAAGTTTATTCAGAGAAGGCATAACGCTCTCTTGAAATATCTAAAAACAGGTAAAATTAAACTGGGCTCTGTAAGACGTCACTGTATCAAAGGCAATCGTTATCATCATCACATGCAAATTGTGTTACTTGAATACTGATATAGAATACATTCACCAGTCCTTTGAAAATACATTGTATTATTAAGGTATGAATACCCGTTTCAATATCATATGGCTTGTTACACCGTTTAAATTAGGAACATAAGTGGACTACTTCAGAGTGTCGTTTTAAAAGTATTGGCAATTTTCGCAATGACTCGTCACCATAATCTACGAAGTATACGTAACGTCGCagtaaaataatatcaatatagtatacatatatacatacgatCATATAACAACATGTAGTAATAACTCAAGTTATATCATATCTCTGtgcatatgcatgtatatacataatatacacatatacatatacacatatatatacacatatatacacacttgGAAAATTTAACGTTAAGCTGCACCTACATCTCacttcataaaaatttgtttcaggCCAAGAATATGTAAttcttattataatttaaGTCATTCAGATGTTTTCTCTAGAATCCAGTAGTTTTCAGTTGGATTCAAGTTGTCTACAACTTGAGTTTGTATTTTTCACAATGATTCAACTTTCAATCTATTAATAAAATCCCACCTGAATCTACAGTCAGTGTAACAACAATCTTGTTTATATTAATATCCTCAGCCTTGAGATCACGGCCAACAAAGACTCGAtacattaattatatttatccGTTAGGTACATCGATGTTTTTTCCGCAACATCTTTACCAtcacatacgtatacacaaTTAGCATTACACGATAcaatcaccaatttttttatcagctGTCCATCAATTCGTTCACGACATTGAATCATCAGTAAGCTTTAATACTTTAGGTAGACTCTTATTTACTTACCATTTGAACAGCAGAAGATTGCAGAATTCAGAAAGACACATATACACCTCTTAGTCGAGTTCGTTGTTCGGTTTTCGCTTGTTATTTCTACCTGTCGAGGGACCCGATTGCGAAGGCTCGAGATACAACAGAGTCGAGGATGGAGAAGGTGGCAACGATGAAGATGGCGGTCCTCTCCCAGCAAGGACTTCCAGCTCGCCACAATGAAACTGGCAAACGGTGCTCGACGTGCTAAGTGTAGATTCCGACAGCATCCCTCGGCCTTTTTTGCGCTCCCTTTCCCGTTCACGCTCTCGCTCCCTGTTTTGTTTCCTGGTCTGTTCCTTGGCTTTACGGTTCCCCATGACGCCAGTCGTAGTCTCTTCTGTCTCCTTACGAAACCTTGAACGGAACCAGGATGCCGAAAATctggaaaaacatttttatctcCAGAAGATCAAATTCGATAGTACCTCGCACCTTTTCAGATTTCACCGACGAGATTCACGTACCTCGGATACTGGTACTGGGCAAAGCCTTGCGACGGTCCAATTACAGCCAGAATTGGGCAGAGAAATAGGGTAGCGTAAGTCCAGCTCACAGTCATTACGACGACGAGAAAAAATCCGATTTGTATGTAAGCCAAGACTTGCGACGGAAGCATAAGTGCGCCAGCAGCTCCACTAGTCACAGCTGCCATGAGCGTTGGTCCTCCCATTTGCTCGAGTGCTGTTTTGACCCGATCAACTCTATCCTCGGAGGTGGAAGCTCTGTAGCTGACGCTATAGTGCAGACTGAAGTCAACCGCGAGACCTGCGTGGAATGAATTCAGGGTAAAATGGGGAAAAGGAAACTGGCTCCAAAAACGTAATGAGATGATTAAAGTTTTGTTCACCAATTGCTGTGGACACCGCAACACTTTCGAGAACGTTCAACCTCCACCCAGCCAGAATAAGATATGCGACTGTGACGACTATCGCCGCTCCAATTGCAACAATCGCGTACAAACTGACCAGAATATTGAGCGTGACTAGCGCTAGCACCACCAATGCTAAGATCATCGATACTCCCATAGCCCATAGCGTACCCTCGTAAAGAGTGCGTTGAAGTTCGTAAAATTCTAGTCTACTGATGAACCAACCACCTCGCATTCCGGATGGTGCCTTCAGCAGTTGCTCCTTCATCCAGCTTTCAACctgtgaataaataatgatgcCAGAATATGAGTGGACAATCCTTGTCGTCGCATGTTTCagtatttttctcttctttttactTCTAGTTTGATTAAGCTTTACCTGACGGTAAAATTGATCCATTTCTGTGAATGAGAGACTGTACGTGAAATTGCTGTCATATTCGATGATCAGGGCCTTGATTTTGGGTTGAGGCCGTTGGGTGTTATTCAAAGTGAGGTGTACGTCTTCTTTGAGGAACTTCAGTCCTGCCAAAGTGGAAGATTCCCCTCCCCAAAGGTAAGAGGGTGTGCGATATAAATCAGCGTTTGCTTCAGCTGCGCAATGTTCCAAGACAGATGGTGAGTAGGGAAAAGTACTGTTCTCGCAGCACGGGGCTCGATCTATTTGGAGATCTATGGGGTCCACACAACGCCGCTGCATGAAAGCCTTTAGCGATTCGATAAAGCAGTTTGGGAGTAAGGGACCCAAAGTACTTCGATAAAACGGCTGCATTCTGAGACTACGACAGAATTGCAGCAGCCAGAGCTGCGACTTCTTACTCGACACGTCAAAGGTCTCATCCCATTCCAATGTTCCTCTTGCTCCTGGATCCAAGTAGTTCCCATTATCCACCGGTTTCACTCCCCACACAAATCTCAATGGCAAAACTTCGCCGCCGTCTCCCTGAGGATTGCAATACTGATAGTTAGATAAAACTTGctgttaattttcaaacaaactgAAATCATGTCATGATATTTGCTTACCAGTTCTAGCTTTTCGAACCAGAAGCGTTGCGAGAAAACCAAGTCATACTTTTCGAAGAGGTGAGAACTATCGAACAGTTGGAAATCAGGGGAATCTGGCAGCTGTAGGCCTGGATATCGGAAGACAACTAGACTGGCAGCAACAGCTGTGGATCCGCAAATCACTAGCCACAACCATCTGAACTCGATAGCGATTCTGGAAAGTACTTTGCCAAAATCAGTGGCTACTTTGCCAAGGAAAAGCCTGAGGGGGCG
The Neodiprion fabricii isolate iyNeoFabr1 chromosome 5, iyNeoFabr1.1, whole genome shotgun sequence genome window above contains:
- the LOC124183716 gene encoding protein dispatched; protein product: MEIWWFSRVVAYHPYAILAAVFVFSSTCLIVPLTTKKFPDFSDPQLGFEARGTVLASRLTTWQNLIEAIRPRGSLIANPLEYYHHILQSMSLNETSLMTHNTTTQITVDKKNRKKGKRKGKKYGKNKKNTDTEEEGVKKDKWTELMELKENQSFRLENPETIRNHAHFDSDGFFCNSPTAAYARIVLRSVSGTENLWSLEGILAQCHIDAALRANNEFPALCQIQLQSQHGDTEKKCCRSWSPANYVALLSNRTSCLGVTESDLNRVKLLLNRCAHFYHNLQLTPDCADDPDCRRHVTPDCYLHNAPYHLLYYLLDTEFIPSYNGTTSPKLNTTLNSAMLFLPMAASSATLDFYRGLNEDELTYGKFKVQGMQLGLKSTLFDRLLISDSCLLLAGFAFVTVCIWAYTSSIILTVTTILAVLFSLGISYAFYTLVLRINFFPFMNLLAIVVAVGIGADDAFIYCKVWECGKQKKLTGGGLVSLVQETMKHAVPSMLVTSLTTAVAFFASIVSNVTAINCFSLFSGMTVIANFLLMVTWLPASVVVSEHCHLTLLSPANFIVRKIYRPLRLFLGKVATDFGKVLSRIAIEFRWLWLVICGSTAVAASLVVFRYPGLQLPDSPDFQLFDSSHLFEKYDLVFSQRFWFEKLELGDGGEVLPLRFVWGVKPVDNGNYLDPGARGTLEWDETFDVSSKKSQLWLLQFCRSLRMQPFYRSTLGPLLPNCFIESLKAFMQRRCVDPIDLQIDRAPCCENSTFPYSPSVLEHCAAEANADLYRTPSYLWGGESSTLAGLKFLKEDVHLTLNNTQRPQPKIKALIIEYDSNFTYSLSFTEMDQFYRQVESWMKEQLLKAPSGMRGGWFISRLEFYELQRTLYEGTLWAMGVSMILALVVLALVTLNILVSLYAIVAIGAAIVVTVAYLILAGWRLNVLESVAVSTAIGLAVDFSLHYSVSYRASTSEDRVDRVKTALEQMGGPTLMAAVTSGAAGALMLPSQVLAYIQIGFFLVVVMTVSWTYATLFLCPILAVIGPSQGFAQYQYPRFSASWFRSRFRKETEETTTGVMGNRKAKEQTRKQNRERERERERERKKGRGMLSESTLSTSSTVCQFHCGELEVLAGRGPPSSSLPPSPSSTLLYLEPSQSGPSTGRNNKRKPNNELD